The following proteins come from a genomic window of Paucimonas lemoignei:
- the tag_1 gene encoding DNA-3-methyladenine glycosylase I, which translates to MPRCFWCNEEPIYIDYHDQEWGVPLRDAQKLFELLLLEGFQAGLSWITVLKKRARYREVMFGFDVHRIAAMTDADIEQLMQEPGIIRNRLKLNAARRNAQAWLKFEDPVGFLWSFVGGEQKVNHFKDRSEVPAITPEAEAMSKALKKAGFTFVGPTICYAYMQSSGMVMDHTVDCDRYAVLTR; encoded by the coding sequence ATGCCACGCTGCTTTTGGTGCAACGAAGAGCCGATTTACATCGATTATCACGATCAGGAGTGGGGCGTGCCGTTGCGCGATGCGCAGAAGCTCTTCGAGTTGCTTTTGCTCGAAGGGTTCCAGGCGGGGCTTTCATGGATTACGGTTTTGAAAAAGCGCGCCCGTTATCGCGAGGTCATGTTCGGTTTTGACGTTCATCGGATTGCCGCCATGACCGACGCCGATATCGAACAGTTGATGCAGGAGCCGGGCATTATCCGCAATCGCCTCAAGCTCAATGCAGCCCGGCGTAACGCTCAGGCGTGGCTGAAGTTTGAGGATCCGGTGGGCTTTCTCTGGTCGTTCGTAGGTGGCGAGCAGAAGGTCAATCATTTCAAGGACCGCAGTGAAGTCCCGGCCATCACGCCAGAGGCCGAGGCCATGAGCAAAGCTTTGAAGAAAGCCGGCTTTACCTTTGTCGGCCCCACCATCTGCTACGCCTACATGCAGTCCAGCGGCATGGTCATGGACCATACGGTGGATTGTGATCGATACGCGGTTTTGACTCGCTGA